The genomic stretch ACGCAGCCGTACGTTCCAGGCTTCACGGTGATCGCGTCTAGGTCCCGGCGCAGCATATCGTTGCGGGCATCGCAGCCGTTGCGGTCCGGATCCTTCCAGCCGCTGCCGAACAGGCTTCGCTCGTAGCCAGTTTTTGGTGCCCGTCCCTTGATGGGGATTTCGGCCAGCTGGTGCAAGGTCGTTCCCTGCTTCGCATTCGAAGCATCACCCGTCTCGGACGGTGTGGCGGGGGCCGTCAATGCCGGCGAAGTACTCCTGGACGGTTCGACCGTCGCAGGTGTTTCTTCCGACGCGACTTCGGGCACCGGTTCGGCCGCGGTCGGCGTTGGCTCGGGCGTTGGAGTCTCGGACCATATCACCAGGGGTTCGGCGGTAGGAGCCTCGGACCAGATGACGGGAGCAGCAACGGCGGGCGTCTCCACCCCGGTTCCCGCGCAGGACGTCAGCGCTAGGCCCAATGCCAGCACCATGGCCGATAGTGCACCGCGGGATCCAAGCCTGTAGCGGGGTATCTGGCTCGCTACAGGCTTGGATCCCGCGGGTTCCGATCTATCGTTTTTACTCACAGGCGACGCCGTCGCCGTCACGGTCTAGTTTGCGGCTGTAGCCGGGATCGCCACTGTAGATCGGGTCAGCTCCGGCGCTCCGTACCGCTGTGCAGTTCGCGTAATAGGTGTTGTTGTTGGTGAATGTCTGGATCTTGGGCTTTGCCGCTTCCTGTTCCTCGCGGGCTTCTTGGGCGGCGCGTGCCGATGCTGCTTCCTGTTCACGGGCCTTGGCCGCCTGCGCGTCCGCGGCCTTGCGCTCGGCCTTGGCCTCGGCAGCGGCTTCTGCCTTCTTGGCCTTAGCGGCTGCCTCTGCCTTCGCTGCTGCAGCTTCTTCCTTCTGCTTAGCTTCGGCGGCGGCTTCAGCCTTCTTGGCGGCGGCTTCCTTCGCCTTGACCGCTGCCGCCTCTTCCGATTTCTTTTTGGCCTCGGCAGCCTTCGTGGCCTCGACTTCACGGGCTGCCGCTAGATCTGCCTCGGCACGATCATGAGTGTCTTGGTCGACCCAGAGAAGGGTGCCCGTTGAATCCTCGTCGCAATAGTTGTTGGCAGCAGCCTGCGTCATGACCTGATAATCGAATTCACAAGGCTGGCCCACAAAGCTGGCGAGATCGCTCGGCAGGGTTTCGGCCACGGCAGGTTCCTCAAGCGATGTCTCCGGACTGCCTGTCCCCTCCGTTCCGCTCAGCGCGCCCCCGGCAAAGGTCAGGACCAACGCCGCTCCCGCGACACCGGCGCCAATCTTGCGGTTAGGGATTCTTGCCCATTTGATGCCGTTGGCCAGCAACGCCACGAGGCCAAGAATCAAGGCAACGATCCCCACAAGGATCATCAATCCCGGCAGCGCACCGGAGAGGACCAACAAAATGAGGGCCACCGCAGCAATCCCCCACCAAATCCAGCGTTTGCTTATGCGCCTCTTCGAAGGCGCTGAATTACTATCCCAAGTCATGATTTCCCCAAAGCTTCAACTAATCCAACCAATAGAGCAAACCATAGCCACTATTACCGCATTGGTCACTTCTTACCTCACCGCGCCAAGACTTACCTCGCCCAACTCCGGGTTGACAGCAATGTATGCCATGAGACGCGCATCGATTGTGACTTCGCTTCGTTAAAAAGCGGCAGGCGGGAGCGCACACGATGTGCGCTCCCGCCTGCGAGAGAGTTGACTGGCGCCCTTAGCGGACCACTCGCTCAAATCCGGCACTGCCGGCACCCGTCCACCGGTACAACTCCAGGGTGGCTGCCTCCTGCTTGTGGCCGCTGGAGTAATCGTCGAAGTCCCGCGCCACGTAGAAGTAGCCATGGCCGACCGGTTCGATACCGACATCCGCTTTGAACTCCCAGCCGAAGATGCCGGTGGCCGGATCCGGGATCCCGGCCTGGAGCAGCGGCATCAGCAGCCCGGATTCGTTTCCGGGCTGTCCCTCTAGGACGCCTTCGGCCGGGGCAACGGTGCCGTCCACGACGTAGAGGGTGCGGTTGGGGAAGTCCGATTTGGAACCGCGGTAGACCCCGAGATACCAGTTCTTGGTGTGTTCGTCGTAGGCAAGGTTCTGCACACCGAAATTGGTGTTTCCGGTGTGGATAAAGTACTTTTCATCCACGCTGGCGGGACCGGAGGTGTGTGGGTCATCCTGGGTCAGGGGACGTGCGAGTTTGCCCCAGGTGGACACGTCATATTGGAGGATGACCTGATGATTGTTGTCGTCCCGATCGAGGTTGCGGTAAATCCCGTAGGCCACCATCAACTGCTGCTTGCTGGTGGCGGAGCCGAACGCAGGGCCAAAGGATACGCCGTCGATGCCGCTTGAACCGTATCGGTGATCGGCAGTGTTGGCGGTGTCGCCATCAAAAACTCCATTGCCGTCCAGGTCTGCGGTGAAGTCCTCGGCCACTTCCTCCAGATGCACGGCCGTGACGATGCCTGAGTCCTCGGCATGCATGCCGACAGCGGTAATCCTCTTGACGTCGAAGATTGCGATGTAGAAGGACTTGGCCGCTTTGTATTCAAGTGAACCGTAGACCTGGCCATCACGTGTGTTGAAGTCCAGGTCCCCGAGATGTCCGGTGAATCCCTCGACGGTGCCAATGACGTGGCCGGACAAGTCCGTTTTCACCAACATGTTGGTGAAGGAGTGGTAGACGAAGCCGCCCTTTTCATCGATAGCGATGCCCTGGATGTGCCCAGCATCCCAGGATCCGGATTCGATGATCTGCGGGTATCCGTCAACTGCTTTCTCGGGCGCCGCGTGCACGGGAAGTTTCTGCTGATCATCGGAGCCGGCGGCAAACGCCGCGCCGGGGCTGCCGACTCCGGCGAGCAAGCCGATGGCAATAGCCAGTGACGCGGTGGTGAGCAACGGTTTTTTGGGCATGGTTCGGATGTCCTTAGGTGCGATGGGGCAGACGCGGTTCGGTTTCCCCAACGCCCGCAGGTTCACCACCTTGCTATGCCGAACCCAACGGTTCCCCAGCGCGGCGTTAATTCTTCACGAACGTCTCACGTCGGGCCCGGTGCGGTTTCGGACTTATCCGGGACATCGGTCGGCACGCCCGCCCAGCGCAACACCCGCAGGGCCCGCAGCGTGTTCCAGCGGCTCGCTTCACCCTCCGGAGCGTCAACGTCAAAATAGGTGTCTCCGGGCCAAGTGATCCCGGAAACCCAGCGTCCGTCCGCGCTTCGCTTGGCAAGTAGCGCCGCAACCGCCGGTTCCAAGCGCGGATCGAATGTGCCTCCGGCGTCCCGGAAGTAGTCAAGGGCGCGCAGCACATCGTAAAACCAGTACGGCGGGAAGGAGAAATTCAGGTAGCGTCCCTCGGCCACCGCCCCGGTGCTCAGCCGCTTAAAGCCCGAGCGCTTGAGCAGGTACTCCTCGCCGCGTTTCCGGGACTCGGCGAGCGCCGCCGGCACGTTCCCCACCGCGCGTTCGTGCTCGAGCAATCCCTCAAGCACACAGAGGGTGGTGTCGAAGGACGAGACGTTGGAGGAATCGGGGGCTTCACAGTTCCATCCACCGTCCGGCAATTGTTCGGTCAGTAGCCGCGCGATGATCCGCTCGCTACCCTCCCCGAGCATCCCAAAGTAGGCGCTCTGGGCTAGGACGCCGCCGTTGATGCACGGCTCGACCTCGCCGTGAAAGTAGGGAAGGTTGTCCCAGTACTTCCAGATGACCGATCCGTGCACGCTCTGCACCGCGGTGTGCACCGTTGGATCCGAGGGACCAGCACCTAGGCGGCGCAGCAGCGCGAGCGACCAGAAAACCGATTTGCGGCTTTGGTCCTCGCCGTATTCGTCGTTGCCCCAGTAGCCGCCCGGATCCTGCAGCGCCAGCAGCCGCGCGCCGAAGCCCGCGACGGCCACGCGCTCCCGTTCCCGGGTTACCTCGGTTTCCGGTGCATCAAGCAGATCGCGAAGTACCTGCCAGCGGATGGATGGATCGGAGTCAAGCAGCCAGTCGACAATGTCCATTCCCCCATTGTTGTCTGCCGGGCTTCGGGGTACCAGTGGCAGGAGAAAATATTCCTTGCTGGTGAATCTGTCCCATGTCGAGGCGCCAAACAACCACAACTGTCGGCGGGGCGCATTAGGGGCGGGGCCATGTCGGCCCCGCCTCTATCTCTTGACGTTCCTTGTCGCGGCAAGATTTACCGGACTGAGGTCTCGGCGAGGATCGCATCGATCTGCCCGGCGGCCTCGCGCATACCCTCTTCCATGCCCATC from Paeniglutamicibacter sp. Y32M11 encodes the following:
- a CDS encoding excalibur calcium-binding domain-containing protein, whose protein sequence is MALILLVLSGALPGLMILVGIVALILGLVALLANGIKWARIPNRKIGAGVAGAALVLTFAGGALSGTEGTGSPETSLEEPAVAETLPSDLASFVGQPCEFDYQVMTQAAANNYCDEDSTGTLLWVDQDTHDRAEADLAAAREVEATKAAEAKKKSEEAAAVKAKEAAAKKAEAAAEAKQKEEAAAAKAEAAAKAKKAEAAAEAKAERKAADAQAAKAREQEAASARAAQEAREEQEAAKPKIQTFTNNNTYYANCTAVRSAGADPIYSGDPGYSRKLDRDGDGVACE
- a CDS encoding HNH endonuclease family protein yields the protein MSKNDRSEPAGSKPVASQIPRYRLGSRGALSAMVLALGLALTSCAGTGVETPAVAAPVIWSEAPTAEPLVIWSETPTPEPTPTAAEPVPEVASEETPATVEPSRSTSPALTAPATPSETGDASNAKQGTTLHQLAEIPIKGRAPKTGYERSLFGSGWKDPDRNGCDARNDMLRRDLDAITVKPGTYGCVVTSGVLSDPFTGQRIDFVRGQGTSTEVQIDHVVALSDAWQKGAQRMTEDQRVDFANDPLNLLAVDGPSNASKGDSDAASWLPPNKSFRCSYVARQTAVKAKHGLWMTKAEHAGIKRIITTQCPNQTIPGS